The following proteins are co-located in the Aquarana catesbeiana isolate 2022-GZ linkage group LG02, ASM4218655v1, whole genome shotgun sequence genome:
- the LOC141126524 gene encoding odorant receptor 131-2-like produces MKLTIVQWNMTHMLTQSEGYDVISRAVLMLVTLLLFFLFIFFVGTLLSIFFTTPYIQENARYILFAHILINDTLYLTLGILCLFSILSNVYFPTPLCFLILAVIAASFRVTPYNLAVMSLERYIAICFPLRHLEFCTAKRAKSAIAVIWIVGFSPSIADFVTIACSVERSFFSIAVICGHSMLIISPLQNVIRSFAHFLSFSLVALIILFTYVKVMLVARRLGSRQSSALKAARTVLLHVFQLILCMVSFISTVLETTIPGYNSDLRIVGFLIFTYLPRFLSPLIYGIRDEVFRKYIGKFYHTVFSPFHRLIYEIKHGVFHKCIRKQ; encoded by the coding sequence ATGAAGCTAACAATTGTTCAGTGGAATATGACACACATGTTAACCCAGTCGGAGGGGTATGATGTGATATCCCGTGCGGTTCTCATGTTGGTGACTCTATTGCTCTTCTTCCTCTTCATTTTCTTCGTTGGAACTCTTCTCAGCATTTTCTTCACCACTCCTTACATCCAGGAAAACGCTCGCTACATCCTCTTCGCTCATATTCTCATCAATGACACGTTATATCTTACCTTGGGAATTTTATGCTTGTTTTCCATTCTAAGCAATGTATACTTCCCCACGCCCCTTTGCTTCTTGATTCTAGCCGTTATTGCGGCTTCCTTTAGAGTTACGCCATATAACTTGGCTGTCATGTCTCTGGAAAGATACATTGCCATATGTTTCCCATTAAGACACTTGGAATTCTGTACAGCAAAAAGAGCTAAATCAGCGATAGCAGTAATTTGGATCGTAGGATTTTCCCCAAGCATTGCAGACTTTGTAACCATCGCGTGCTCGGTGGAAAGAAGTTTCTTTTCTATTGCTGTGATCTGCGGCCATTCAATGTTAATCATCAGCCCCTTACAAAATGTGATACGTTCATTTGCCCATTTTCTTAGTTTCAGCCTTGTGGCCTTAATCATTTTATTTACCTACGTGAAAGTCATGCTGGTAGCCAGGAGATTGGGTTCACGGCAGTCATCTGCCCTCAAGGCTGCAAGGACAGTCTTGCTTCATGTGTTCCAGCTAATACTTTGCATGGTATCCTTCATCTCTACCGTTCTAGAAACAACCATTCCTGGTTATAATTCTGACCTACGCATTGTTGGTTTTCTAATATTTACCTATTTGCCCAGATTCCTTAGCCCCTTGATTTACGGAATAAGAGATGAAGTGTTTCGTAAATACATAGGAAAATTTTACCATACTGTATTTTCTCCCTTTCATCGCTTaatttatgaaataaaacatgGGGTGTTTCATAAATGCATAAGAAAACAATAA